CAAGCAGATAGTTACACGTAAGGCGGATCGTTCAGATCTTAGATAACATTCGAATCTTAcaacatttttataataattttccataTTGATCAGATTTTATTGCGTTATTTGATGTCTGTacacttttttcaataaatcgtAACTGTGTCGatattgattattttctttattttctttttttttttgcgataaacGTCAAtgttttagagaaaaaatgcCAATTTTTCCAACTTCCAGAATAACAATACTCTAAATATTGCCATACTCACAACAACtataatttgtataatattaacgTTCAAAGTTTAATCAAATTCGTTAATTAACACCTGAACTTTTTCATTGAAGAATTTTATGCAACGGAGcgtttttgtagagcgttcaattcactagaaaaagatatattttccattattttcgGTAGATTCGTCAACTacttatcaaatttcaaagagcaagaaacgttttttttttttaatcgttaaaTCGTGAAATCGTTAAATCGCTTCAGGGAAATCgattcactcaaaaaccgctTGTGAAGAATCTAATTCCTGTCCATCAATCTttacttcaaataattatattggGGTGTTTTGAGCGTAGTGTCATGTGATcgatttaagaatttttacgaGACTCGATCCCATTCTTTCACGATCCTTCGAAtcgatttagaaatttttgataaatgatCGTGTTTATTGTCGGAAAATGCGCTCTGGTCAACGGGGCTGAATAAATTAATAGAGTTTTCTTGAGAATCAGGCTCCGATTCTCATACATTTTGATTCGATCTTAGCAAAGATCGGTTAGTGGAGTTTCGATACAAAAGATCGATCTTCAGAACTCAAAAGATCGATTCCTGAAGAGATCGATCTTGAATCGCCCTACTGAAAATCCTAATTTCATATGATTTCAAAaaagcaaatttttcaacaaaattcaatattttccgtGAAAATTAGCACATCAATCATTgtatttacataattttttagtaaatACGGAACCAAAACACCTGATTAGATTTCAATGTAAGCTTACTTTATAAACttcaaaatgagaaaaaaagaaacttcatTTATATAGGAATAGAAAACAGGAAACTTTAATCTAATTTGCCGATTGCCAATCGATCGCGATCTTATTCtttactaaaataaaaatttgtatttcattttgaaaaaaacgtttgTAACACTAACATCTCAGGCTGCTTTAAAACTTGAagcatttcaattttccattaccataaattattatttatatgccTTCCATAAGATAATTGCGAGACGGGCAAAtattcgatttgaaaattcgatttcgattcgatgaaaaatttgtcaaaattattcaaaaataaaaacgcagactgtatttttcttttcgacaGAGCTATTTCAGGAACCACGGCAGAAGAATACAaggcaaatttgaaaaaaatttatactatcAACACTGTGCAAAGTTTTTGGGCGGTCTTCAACCACATACCAAATGCTGGGGATATTCAGGTTagttttgatcttttttttttgtgaaaatgtaAGTTTTTGAACAAATGGTTGATGGTTATAATCTATATCATGAGTATATGTGTCATAACTGTCACTGTATgaagaattcaaatttatcattGCAAGATTTCAAAACTAGATACATTTTTGTCCGGTGAATATatcgttcaaaaaatttcagagataCAGATCCAAACTTGCAACGTCTTTAGTAAATCCAATACGACGTGAAATTCGAATTCTGCGGTGGAAAAAATGTTGCTTTCCAAAATATTCCGCAATTATCTAAAAAAAGATTATCAAATGTCTGTTCAAATTCCTCACATCcctaaaaatattctttagaTAAATCCATGCGTAATTCTGATTGTCAGGGTCTTTTGTAGTAACAAAAAGTAACTTAACCTCAAAATCAGGCATCTATAGAAGACTCTTGGCTTTTCGTGGAAACGAAAAGTGGGTTTTCATGTTTGACTGTAATATTACCTTGCAAACTATGAATAATCGTGAATAATTTGCATACTGCAAAATAATTCGTTTTTTATGCCACAATAACCGCTACTTAAGCAAATTTCATTTAGGTAACTTGAAAACTTCTGAATCTATGGTTAATCCTGATTGTCAGGGTCTCTTGTAGTACCAAAAATTACCTTAACCTCAAAATCCGGCATCTATAGAAGGCTCTTGGCTTTTCGTGGAAACGAAAAGTGTATTTTCACGTAAACTTTATTTACGTGAGAAGTAAAAActtctgaaaataattacgaACAACATCTAAATTATTGAAGATCACAGAGTGATTacgaaggataaaaaaaaatgtctaataaCGTTAAGCCACGTAATTCTAGTTAcagattttgatattttttcaactcacgGATTATCATTTCTTGTTCAACAGGTAAGGTACAGCTATCATTTGATGAGGGATGAGAGATACCCGCTATGGGAAGAACCCGTGAACCAGCACGGTGGAACATGGAGACTCAAATGTCACAAGTACGATACGGTAAGTGGATATCGGGTTCCGAATTCAGTTACAATCATACTCACACAATTCATCCGAATTTCCATCAGCTGCAGAATTTTTCTTGCGAAATAACTAACGAATTAAGTATTATAGCGAATTATATTCGTAAGCTACAAAGGTGTATTAGAAGTATCGAAAATAGTAAAGACACTAGCACAAAAGCTTATCGTTAGTTATTGATGCCTTATTTCAAATCACCCTAAACGATTGAAAATCGATCGGTTTCGTTTGACCAAATTTTACTTAATTCTTTTTTGGGGACTTCGGTAGAATTTTGgagatatcgaattttttgtttttcgaatgactaaaaaagctgtgatcaaaaattccttccAATAAAATTTAGAAAGCCAAAAGTTCCTTGTGTATAGACTTTCGTCGCAGGagattgaagttttttttcaggacacaTGCTATcataatctaaattttgttgggagaaatttttgatcacaGCTTTTTTAGTCGTTTAGTCAAAGatcaaaaactcgatattatcaaaatatcgCTGTAGTCCCTCCTTAACGATTGTTcatattttcagaatattattttccacACATTCACTGAAAAACTTCTTTTCTTGATCATTTCGACATcgttaaaaaatcgaatttcattagaaaaaattcccTTTAATAAAATCATTGTACAAAtatacttgaatattttttatcatttagaATCGATTCGAAATGAAGCATCGAACTCTAAGCTTTTCTttgagattccacaatttttcgttttcttactTACTTAacgaaaagaataaatttataacttgctaaaatcaatgaaaagtATCGATCTTCAGCTAACGATCCTCcttaaatttcataattccTTTACACAGGCTGAAGTATGGAAGGAAATCGTTTTGGCAGCAATTGGAGAACAGTTTTCTGACAGTGTGGCTGAGGGTGACGAAATCTGCGGTGTCACAGTCTCAATCAGGGACAGAGATGATCTTATACAGGTTATATGCTGACATTTTAATATAATCATTAAGAAGTTACGATTTCGCAAGTTCCTTATAGGGCAATACGTAATTTCTCAACGCGACTAAAGAATTATGGAATTCAATCTGCATCACtgcttggtaaaaaaaaattatttttttctaagtaaTAATGCTGTGAGGCTAAAGCGGGTTGATGACTTATGTTCATACAATCGTTACATAATAgcttgtatatatttttatgtttcaacCGCGTTCTTGTAATTCGcgtttcgttatttattcatttattcaaagaCAGTAGTTGTCGTTTCGTCGTCCTTGAAAAAGTGTTTTAATTAACACGGTAATAAATTACAATGCGTATAAatcgacgaaaaattcttgacccagaaaattgatgaagagTGGAATGAGGTTGACATTTTTCTTGTATAATTCGCCCGATGCATATATACCGGGTGAAAACATAAATCAATCACGactgaattttaaaaagtagaatcgtttttaaatttgtttacaCGATACGTGGTTTTGGGAAAATATTAACTGTACAAatttaatatacatgtattatttttttttttttttttctcagatatGGAACGCGAACGCCACTCTGGCGCCTGCTGCCActgtgttgaaaaaagttcatCAACTATTGCCGGAAGTCAAGTTCCCTACCGAATTCTACAAACGTAAGTTTATTCCGTTAATCAGTAACAAATTgttacatgtattatacacgAATACCTTATTGTATAATCGATGACGTGAAATAatgagaataatatttttagccCATCAATCCAATCACGCTTACGGCCGTCGTTGAAAAGCAATTTACAAATACGTCAAAGTCGAAGTGGCGatgcatgaaaaattgataatcagTACGTAAAATTTGCAGTTAGTGCTGCAATATTAGtaatattaaacaattttttgaattttttttctacacgacGACGAATGTGGCCAAAGAATTTGACAGGCAACAACTGATCTGAAAATATAAAGATAAGCTGTGATTATCGTGGAATAATGAAGaggaggaaaggaaaaaaaaaaactgtcgtttttattttgatgaaGCAAATTTTAAAGCTTTTTATATAATCCGTTGGAATTAATGaatgatattttaatattttattgcaacTTTGTGATATCGAATTTGATTGTTTctttacatattatacaattattggtgtattttgaaatgttgaatatatatatttttttatactcaatTTTGATCAActtaattttcacattttttataattatttaagatCGAAATAAGTTGACTAAAAATTAAGATTCTGTTATACGATGTATATGActtctataattttatttcagtcaATATTTCTTCTAAATTCGTACAATTTTCACTTCGTAATATCCCTGGAATATCTCCAGAGATTTGTATGAAGATTTAGGCAATGCtctcaaaatcaaaacaatgcGATTTAGATTCGTTCACAGAACAAAAAGGAATAAACAGAGCCtggaacagttttttttttttattatttcacatgtttcaaattctggtatcgaaaatttataaatcctACGATGGTCTTAATTAGCATATCcagacaatttttcattcaaatattttctctctttactgATCCAGTTTACTCGATGTACCTACTTTTCAGCTAATAATTGACAATCAGCCATTTTGCAAGAGAATTTTCACCTGTAATCCTGCCTGTCATTGATTATATTTCTTATATAAAAGTAAGTATATATCTAAGCTTCACAATTAGCGgaattgaaactgaaattcgtgtttttcttcttaagATCAATATGGAATTGGATTGTCttgcaaaaataatcattttactGATTTCAATGActataataaaaaacattgTCAAAAGTTGACCTCGaaattaaaagttttcaaattctatcaACACGGTAGAatgtcttttaattttttcaaaattgttgccACTCTATCGCATTCAATGATTTAGACTTGATCCtaaaaacgtttaaaaaaGCAATAGAATCCGTACAAAAAACTCGTATCGAACCTTGATTGCCTTTAGCGACTGGAATTACTGACTTTTCGATAAAaagtcaaataaaattttaatacaaaattaaattgtCTAAATATtgcatcgatgaaaaaaacatgacgTCTTCCCGACGTCATTTGAACAAAGAAAACTTGGAGTTCCGATAATAACGACCTTTTAGAATTTAATACAAAAGATATCCTTCGGcaaggattattttttttcacgcataGCACAAGTGTTTCAAGTGTccaaatcgtaaaaaaattttgcttgtataaatttataacaagTGATCTGTAAATTTCGTTTTACGTCGTAATTTACTGTCGAGACGATTCTCgcgatatagaaaaaaaatgattttttttttttttttttttttttttttttttcaagtttttcggTATGCTTATAAGGTGCagattttcaatgaatttatacAGGGAATGTACACTAAATTGACGTAAATTGAGATtaaattgatatattttattgcccATTTCGCAGTACGCACCGTTTATTATAAgctcataaaaatttctataaattttttttttttttttttttttttttttttttttttttttcataataaaaacGTTTTTGAGAATCTTACAGATTCCACGGTTATAGATTATTGTTCGCTTTCGTAAAAACTGATGTATGTTAATAAGTCAATCAGTCACACTCGACTGCAGCATACATGCGTAACCGGCTTTAATATGTGAAGATATCATCTGTTTGGGGGAAAAAACCAGTCTCTGGAGTTTAGAAGGCTGttcagaaaatattatcatcattattaaatTATCTGTGATTAATCGAGTGAGTTTTTGTGAATACCTCAAATTCCTAGATGGCCGATCCCTCGCCGATGATCGTGTCTGCCGCCTTTTAAGAttatgtttgttgtcgcgccGTCTCGGCGCCAGCTTTACACGGTTTAAACATCGCGATTCGACGCGGTATTCAAATTACATCAAGTGCTGCTTATATTCGCGCATCGATAACTCAATTTCCGTTTGCGATATGCCATATGACGCATTATTCGAATCAGGAATTCTAACGAGAAACGGTCCGATAATTTTCTGTATCACCGCGTGTTACACCTCATCGAtataaaacatttaaaaattttttttaattatctcgCATTCAATTATAATACGTGGTGTATTATATTAGTGTTTgtataaattcattattttacctACGTTGGCTCGTTTTTAATCGCATAATTTATTGTGAATTCGAGTGTgtgtttgaaacaaatgaaaaacaaacatgaaAACAAGTCATATTCGATGATGCAGTTGGCGGGGAAAATTATCGAGTGTCCGTAAATTACGTCATTAGTTTtactgggggggggggggggggggggggtacagAAATTATGACGTCatgcccaaaaaaaaaaaaaaaaaaaaaaaacgcgactACTGTGGCTCCTATTACAGGTAATAGATAAAGTTTCTGtaatgcattatatatatatatatatatatgtgtatatatgctTACTTTGATTATgctacttttaaaaaaaaattttaaccgaaAAATTCTATTAAACGCCTTAAACAGGAAcaggagaggggggggggggggggggttaaagGCTCTTGAAATTCGATGACGTAATTTATGGACGATCCCTTAATGTCAGAGACAAAAGCGctatagaatttgaaatatatatgcGAAACCTATGTActgtataatattgttataaacaaCTTCTAACATTAGCGTTAGATcctggtgttttttttttttttttttttctttttttgttttgtttcatgaaaacgaaaaaaatcgtcacgTCGATAAACGCGCGCCAACTGTACAGTCcacgaaaattgtgaaaaagattttattcagGAATCCGGTAaccaataaatataataatatctttaAGTTATACCACATCGTAACTCAGGAGATACTGCAATCAAACATTTAACTGATCGAAgcgataatattaattaaatgtTGCTATATTCACTTATAGTTATTCGCATCCGCCTCCgcaaatacatacatatttgtaCTTGCGAAATATTTAACATTCACGTGTGGTTTTGAACGAatatcttacttttttttttcccaattttgaatttaaaaattttttacttatattTCGGtaaatggaatattttttaagggACTTCTTCTTATGTGAACCTGAACTCATATCAAACGCTCCTTTCTTAGAGGTCATAGCCTTTAAGtgagacgtgtaccaactgtctaaagaaatccctaaattgctagggaattatttttctggcgaacgccaccctgctcggtaatacCATCATGTATAGTCATGGTGTGAGTTGTTTAAAGtctcgctcattttttccccacgcagattcaacgtcacaacaattaatcaccaccgatctagggtattttggcgccgttggtacgcATCTTACTTAACGCCAGTCCatcgcgagagagaaactttttcggagaaagaagctgctaACGGAAAAGCATCACACAAAATCGTTTCACGTTTGCAACGTAATTAGCGCAACACGAAGCAGtgattgaatgattttattctaCGATTAACATCCATAAATGTATTTTAATTGATTAGATTTATATTGAATAATGATTTATACTATTATTGAATACAAATTGACGGCAACAccggtttttttccttttggtTATTGTGTCATTAACTAAAAACTAattggtt
Above is a genomic segment from Diprion similis isolate iyDipSimi1 chromosome 5, iyDipSimi1.1, whole genome shotgun sequence containing:
- the LOC124406296 gene encoding eukaryotic translation initiation factor 4E type 3-like, which codes for MAALKCESKDVLSTDLSKSPIFSDHTVETIKEHETSGIPLQTAWTFWLDKAISGTTAEEYKANLKKIYTINTVQSFWAVFNHIPNAGDIQVRYSYHLMRDERYPLWEEPVNQHGGTWRLKCHKYDTAEVWKEIVLAAIGEQFSDSVAEGDEICGVTVSIRDRDDLIQIWNANATLAPAATVLKKVHQLLPEVKFPTEFYKPHQSNHAYGRR